Proteins encoded together in one Gemmatimonadota bacterium window:
- a CDS encoding isoaspartyl peptidase/L-asparaginase codes for MDRRNFVRTTAAGVAAAATPVALTSELPARAPAVHTRRAGPLLVADVSSIRYKNGGPESAIERAFRGITEGEDVLDAIVAGVNIPELDPEEAGIGYGGLPNADGVVQLDSCLMHGPRKWAGGVAGIEGVRTPSLVAKAVAELTDHHLIVGEGAREFARALGFDIEDDLNTEHSRAMWLEWRRRVDPSHWLDPDERIREASRGGFGRDPESEARLQRFHDASWAASLSMVDDGLIDPDSFWGTTSLEAISQEGDICGVTTTSGLSWKIPGRAGDSPILGAGQYVDNDVGAAGSTGRGEANLFTCASFLIVEFMRQGMAPKDAGMGALARIKDNTIESRLLNERGLPNFDVRFFILNKAGDYAGVAMYGASESTFAVCDENGAREEPLEGLLGGSPRG; via the coding sequence ATGGATAGACGTAACTTCGTAAGGACCACCGCCGCCGGTGTCGCCGCTGCTGCTACCCCCGTAGCGCTCACTTCCGAGCTCCCCGCCCGCGCACCAGCCGTGCACACGCGCCGCGCCGGTCCGCTATTGGTCGCTGACGTGAGCAGCATCCGCTACAAGAACGGGGGGCCCGAGAGCGCCATTGAGCGCGCGTTTCGAGGAATCACCGAGGGTGAGGACGTGCTCGACGCGATCGTCGCGGGCGTGAACATCCCCGAGCTAGATCCGGAGGAGGCGGGAATCGGGTACGGCGGGCTCCCCAACGCCGACGGGGTCGTGCAGCTCGACTCCTGCCTCATGCACGGCCCGCGGAAGTGGGCGGGAGGGGTGGCCGGCATCGAAGGCGTGCGCACTCCCTCGCTGGTCGCGAAGGCCGTCGCAGAGCTGACGGACCACCACTTGATCGTGGGTGAGGGCGCTCGCGAGTTCGCGCGCGCGCTCGGCTTCGACATCGAGGACGACCTCAACACCGAGCACTCCCGCGCCATGTGGCTCGAATGGCGCCGCCGCGTCGACCCGAGTCACTGGCTCGACCCCGACGAGCGCATCCGGGAGGCGAGCCGCGGTGGCTTCGGGCGCGACCCTGAAAGTGAGGCGCGGCTGCAGCGCTTCCACGACGCGTCGTGGGCGGCCAGTCTGTCCATGGTCGACGACGGCCTCATCGACCCCGACTCATTCTGGGGTACGACGAGCTTGGAGGCGATCTCTCAGGAAGGCGACATCTGCGGTGTGACGACCACGAGCGGCCTTTCGTGGAAGATCCCGGGTCGTGCGGGGGATTCGCCCATTCTGGGCGCGGGCCAGTATGTCGACAACGACGTGGGCGCGGCGGGCTCGACCGGCCGCGGGGAGGCCAACCTCTTCACTTGCGCTTCCTTCTTGATCGTGGAGTTCATGCGTCAAGGCATGGCTCCGAAAGACGCCGGCATGGGCGCGCTTGCGCGCATCAAGGACAACACCATCGAGTCTCGTCTGTTGAACGAGCGCGGCCTCCCGAACTTCGATGTGCGCTTCTTCATCCTGAACAAGGCGGGAGACTACGCGGGCGTGGCGATGTACGGGGCCAGCGAGTCGACCTTCGCGGTGTGTGACGAGAATGGCGCGCGTGAGGAACCGCTGGAAGGGCTTCTAGGGGGATCACCGAGGGGTTGA
- a CDS encoding amidase, whose product MSPDTRSSGSRRFRLLARLGLGLTTCALLNPPRASAQMVGSVELIELTIAAAHEAMLAGTLTSRQLVEAYRERIEAFDKKGPAFNAIILVNPRALARADELDDALRRTGELTGALHGIPFIVKDNFDTHDMPTTGGSASLEGAMAADDAYQVRVIRQAGAIVLAKSNLAEFAFTAMETVGSMLPGWTFNPYQLNRVTAGSSGGTAAAVTANLGLVGLGSDTGNSIRGPSSHNALVGIRSTQGLTSRDGIMPLFAHRDIGGPMTRTVEDAVRIFDVIAGTDANDPVTAEADARRPESYLDFLRTDLDGVRIGVAGQIAYTETADPEILERFSEAIRALQSLGATIVRDFEIPDLRRLRRGLGCSRFRYDIDNYLAGIPDPPVHTLAEIEESGRVYRTVMPAVRRFLGFEGTPETNEQCIRGRENEQRLREAVRSAMAAHDVVALIYPTWNNPPRLIGDLTTPHGNNSPILSPPTGFPALTVPMGFVWDDRLPAGLQIYGDAWSEPTLIRIAYAYEQATQRRRPPETAPALSR is encoded by the coding sequence ATGAGTCCCGACACACGATCCAGCGGGAGCCGGCGCTTCCGACTCCTGGCCAGGCTCGGCCTCGGCCTAACCACGTGCGCGCTCCTCAACCCTCCGCGAGCGTCAGCCCAAATGGTCGGTAGCGTCGAGCTCATTGAGCTCACCATCGCCGCAGCGCACGAGGCGATGCTGGCTGGCACACTCACTTCGCGGCAGCTCGTCGAAGCCTACCGCGAACGCATCGAGGCCTTCGACAAGAAAGGGCCTGCGTTCAACGCGATCATCCTCGTAAACCCGCGGGCGCTCGCTCGAGCCGACGAGCTGGACGACGCGCTTCGGCGGACCGGCGAACTGACCGGGGCGCTGCACGGTATCCCTTTCATCGTGAAGGACAACTTCGACACCCACGACATGCCGACGACCGGCGGATCCGCGTCGCTGGAAGGAGCGATGGCCGCGGACGATGCCTATCAGGTGCGAGTGATCCGGCAGGCCGGAGCGATCGTGCTCGCGAAGTCCAACCTCGCCGAGTTCGCGTTCACCGCAATGGAAACGGTCGGCTCGATGCTGCCCGGTTGGACCTTCAACCCTTATCAGCTCAACCGGGTTACCGCGGGTTCGAGTGGCGGCACTGCCGCGGCGGTCACCGCCAACCTGGGCCTCGTCGGGCTCGGTTCCGACACCGGCAACTCCATCCGTGGCCCGTCGAGCCACAACGCACTCGTCGGTATCCGTTCCACGCAGGGTCTCACCAGCCGCGACGGTATCATGCCACTGTTCGCGCATCGCGACATCGGCGGCCCAATGACCCGCACCGTCGAAGACGCCGTGCGCATCTTCGACGTAATAGCTGGAACCGATGCGAACGATCCAGTAACCGCCGAAGCGGACGCACGCCGCCCTGAATCGTACCTGGACTTCCTGCGGACCGACCTGGACGGCGTCCGCATCGGCGTGGCTGGCCAGATCGCGTACACCGAGACCGCGGATCCCGAGATCCTCGAGCGCTTCTCCGAGGCGATCCGGGCTCTGCAGTCCCTCGGTGCGACGATCGTGCGGGACTTCGAAATACCGGACCTGAGACGCCTGCGCCGCGGCCTCGGTTGCTCGCGCTTCCGGTACGACATCGACAACTATCTGGCCGGCATCCCGGACCCACCGGTGCACACGCTCGCGGAGATCGAGGAGAGTGGGCGCGTCTACCGGACCGTGATGCCCGCCGTGCGCCGCTTTCTAGGCTTCGAGGGCACCCCCGAAACCAACGAGCAGTGCATTCGGGGGCGTGAAAACGAACAGCGATTGCGGGAAGCGGTGCGCTCCGCGATGGCCGCGCACGACGTGGTCGCGCTCATCTACCCGACCTGGAACAACCCACCGCGTCTCATCGGGGATCTGACGACTCCGCACGGCAACAACTCCCCGATCCTGTCGCCACCGACCGGGTTTCCGGCACTCACCGTACCGATGGGCTTCGTCTGGGACGACCGCCTCCCGGCCGGATTGCAGATCTACGGCGACGCGTGGTCGGAGCCAACGCTCATCCGCATCGCGTACGCGTACGAGCAAGCGACGCAACGCAGACGGCCACCAGAGACGGCGCCGGCGCTGAGCAGATGA
- a CDS encoding glycosyltransferase: protein MDRHLESTGRTYGIIFVNDGSRDGTFDALVELCVRDSRTRALCLRMNPRGQAAELSVGFDHSRGDVIISMDGDLQHVPEEIPQFLDKIDEGFDVVTGWRHERRDNFWSRRFNLEDRELDHMQGVGNSDPRL, encoded by the coding sequence CTGGACCGTCACCTCGAGAGTACCGGCCGCACCTACGGAATTATTTTCGTGAACGACGGTAGCCGGGACGGCACCTTCGACGCCCTCGTCGAGCTGTGCGTACGCGACTCCAGAACGCGCGCCCTTTGCCTCAGGATGAATCCGCGCGGTCAAGCTGCGGAACTCTCGGTCGGATTTGATCACTCGCGTGGCGACGTGATCATTTCGATGGACGGAGACCTTCAGCACGTTCCGGAGGAGATCCCGCAGTTCCTGGACAAGATCGACGAGGGGTTCGACGTCGTGACCGGATGGCGGCACGAGCGCAGAGACAACTTCTGGAGCCGCAGATTTAACCTCGAAGATCGCGAACTGGATCATATGCAAGGTGTCGGGAATTCAGATCCACGACTTTGA
- a CDS encoding prepilin-type N-terminal cleavage/methylation domain-containing protein, producing the protein MIQTLRSTKRQGFTMVEILVALVILTVGILALGLLSGQLNTQTSISDTAIDQSAALRSALEEIRTTNFGDVSNGSVTYDAYQVTWTITSSSSNYKEIQIVTVGPGLSDGVILKEVSHTFMCRLLARGSVQCSGGNVIDDEYDADDDDDLDAVGAIAVAQRSGSSTTERACSS; encoded by the coding sequence ATGATACAGACCCTGAGAAGCACCAAGCGACAGGGATTCACGATGGTCGAGATCCTCGTCGCCCTCGTCATCTTGACCGTGGGGATTCTGGCCCTTGGTCTCTTGTCGGGGCAACTCAACACGCAGACCAGCATCTCCGATACCGCCATCGATCAGAGCGCCGCACTGCGATCTGCGCTCGAGGAGATCAGGACAACCAACTTCGGGGATGTGTCGAACGGCTCCGTCACCTACGACGCCTACCAGGTGACTTGGACGATCACGTCGTCGTCGAGCAACTACAAAGAGATCCAGATCGTCACGGTCGGGCCGGGTCTGTCCGACGGCGTGATCCTCAAGGAAGTGTCGCATACGTTCATGTGCCGGTTACTCGCGCGTGGGAGCGTGCAGTGCTCCGGTGGCAACGTGATCGACGACGAGTACGATGCGGACGACGACGACGATCTCGACGCCGTCGGAGCTATTGCGGTGGCTCAGCGAAGTGGAAGCTCCACGACCGAGCGTGCATGCTCGTCGTAG